One window from the genome of Yamadazyma tenuis chromosome 7, complete sequence encodes:
- the IMH1 gene encoding Golgin imh1 (COG:U; EggNog:ENOG503NUA2) — protein MFNRLKNFSEDVAKSLNELNEQPKERATGVLKANARVLNTKAPDEKDLVQPQDESAASSPPPTEGSTTTPIRGLNLEGVDIDSLPAAVVAKLRKFVKYEEKYPILLEAFKVEKKKSELIRIFETVLEQHTPISSISDADMLVDFIKELNDKNSLLNEELKTQISVNAGLKRERNNLTSELKKLNEQIGSAKSQSPEEELEKPEHNSKMTILELEAKKSELSSQVNTLTEESKGFREKAESLKISNEEFKEKLESVGGKNKELSLSIDELTKKNEGLDLQVEELQIKNKDLQTKISELEENSKVVQQMRSTENDFDKVNSQLAIKVAECQKLEGKVHDLESEIEELKKSKEKAPVSAHVPEPSFQVQDLKPNEGANKKKKNKKKKNNNNNKLIPETSVETNVPEVETNDTDSYEIKYNELLQSYELVKSELKTKNEEIENLRDSLKEIGQDLTESRAAIKTLNENSKTIDELKKTNESNAKLVEELTTKVQEHETQIKASKEENGKLKVANDDLKLVSEEHSKSKSKELSWKLQIESLNSSIEHKEQLIKQNKLKITELETELKGLNTKVNTLNKLNKELNISNKELATSKSEITSQQEFSTEKLNKLSKEINKVTTEKLNLKNQLEEIKSKFDSVMSEKANSMNEFQLIKQQYEELSMKHKEGNSRIESLEEDLVESNRLLQDRTNESNAIKRIIVDKDELLESKRKEHESEIEQIRIQHNEITGELKATIRKQQREIDELKSINQNYLLKFNDLEKKYNDFKSKESRKSPVYGEITREEDDSDYKELIKSLRNSLQASTKKIQEYENLNGVLKKLQDESNLKFERLSKNYKLLTQQYKLLESKKEVTSVTPVINSRSSSISHSRATSIEISRSNSVSSKPEETTATNVAYLKNVLLGFFEHKEQRDQLLPVLKTLFSFTPEDERKLLLALK, from the coding sequence ATGTTCAATCGattgaagaacttttcGGAAGATGTGGCCAAGAGTTTGAATGAGCTCAATGAGCAGCCCAAGGAGCGTGCTACAGGGGTATTGAAAGCCAATGCGCGAGTTTTAAACACCAAGGCGCCCGATGAGAAAGATTTGGTCCAACCTCAAGATGAATCTGCCGCCAGCAGTCCTCCTCCAACAGAAGGATCAACTACGACACCAATTCGTGGCTTGAACCTCGAAGGAGTGGACATTGATTCATTGCCAGCAGCTGTTGTGGCCAAGCTTCGAAAATTTGTTAAGTACGAGGAGAAGTATcccattcttcttgaagcattcaaagttgaaaagaagaagtcagaGCTAATACGGATATTCGAAACAGTATTAGAGCAACACACCCctatttcatcaatttctGATGCGGACATGTTGGTGGACTtcatcaaggaattgaatGATAAGAACTCGTTGTTGAACGAAGAATTGAAAACACAAATCCTGGTGAATGCGGGACTAAAGCGTGAGAGGAATAACTTGACACTGGAGCTCAAAAAGCTCAACGAGCAGATTGGTTCGGCTAAATCACAGAGTCCCGAGGAAGAATTAGAGAAGCCAGAACACAATTCAAAGATGACAatattggaattggaagcaAAGAAATCTGAGTTATCTTCTCAAGTCAACACCCTAACGGAAGAACTGAAGGGCTTCAGGGAGAAAGCTGAATCCTTGAAGATATCTAATGAAGAATTTaaagagaagttggagCTGGTGGGTGGAAAGAACAAGGAATTGTCCCTTTCTATCGACGAattgacgaagaagaacgaAGGATTGgaccttcaagttgaagaattgcaGATCAAAAACAAAGATCTCCAGACAAAAATAAGcgagttggaagaaaattCAAAGGTGGTCCAACAGATGAGGTCAACTGAGAACGACTTTGACAAAGTTAATTCTCAGTTGGCAATAAAAGTAGCTGAGTGCCAAAAGCTAGAAGGGAAAGTTCATGATTTGGAAAGCGAAATCGAGGAGTtaaagaaatcaaaagaaaaagcACCAGTATCTGCACATGTACCAGAACcatcttttcaagttcaagatctcaAGCCAAATGAGGGTGCAAAtaagaaaaagaagaacaaaaagaagaagaataatAACAATAACAAGCTTATTCCTGAAACTAGTGTTGAAACCAACGTACCAGAAGTAGAGACCAATGATACTGACTCTTATGAGATCAAGTATAACGAATTACTCCAATCATACGAGTTAGTTAAGAGTGAGTTGAAGACCAAGAACGAGGAGATAGAGAATTTAAGAGATCTGTTGAAAGAGATTGGCCAAGACTTGACTGAATCAAGAGCTGCTATCAAAACTTTGAACGAAAATAGCAAAACCattgatgaattgaagaaaacaaatGAATCAAATGCCAAGCTCGTAGAAGAACTCACCACAAAAGTACAGGAACACGAAACTCAAATTAAAGCCCtgaaagaagagaatggCAAGTTGAAGGTTGCAAACGATGACTTGAAACTTGTGAGTGAAGAGCATAGCAAACTGAAGAGCAAAGAATTGTCATGGAAACTTCAAATAGAATCATTGAACAGCTCCATAGAGCACAAAGAACAGTTGATCAAGCAGAACAAGCTTAAAATCACTGAGTTAGAAACTGAACTCAAAGGCTTAAACACCAAGGTTAATACTCTTAATAAGCTCAATAAAGAGTTGAATATCTCTAATAAAGAGTTGGCTACTTCAAAGAGCGAAATTACTTCACAGCAGGAATTCTCTACtgagaagttgaataagttATCCAAAGAGATTAACAAAGTCACGACcgaaaagttgaacttAAAAAACCAATTGGAGGAAATCAAGAGTAAATTCGATCTGGTGATGCTGGAGAAGGCAAACTCTATGAATGAGTTCCAGTTAATAAAACAACAATACGAGGAGTTGAGCATGAAGCATAAAGAGGGAAATAGTAGAATTGAGagccttgaagaagatcttgttgaatcAAATAGGCTATTACAAGACCGGACCAACGAGTCTAATGCGATCAAGAGAATTATTGTAGATAAGGACGAATTACTTGAAAGCAAGAGGAAAGAACACGAATCAGAAATAGAACAGATCAGAATCCAACACAATGAGATTACTGGGGAGTTAAAGGCCACCATAAGAAAACAGCAACGGGAAATTGACGAATTGAAATCCATCAATCAGAACtatttgttgaagttcaatgatttggaaaagaagtacAACGATTTTAAGAGTAAAGAAAGCAGAAAATCACCTGTTTATGGTGAAATCACCCGCGAGGAAGACGACAGTGACTACAAGGAGTTGATAAAGTCATTGAGAAACTCGCTCCAAGCATCAACTAAAAAAATCCAAGAATACGAGAACTTGAATggggtgttgaagaaattgcaAGACGAGtcaaatttgaagtttGAGAGACTCTCCAAAAACTATAAATTGTTGACCCAGCAGTACAAATTGCTTgaatcaaagaaagaagtgACCTCAGTTACACCTGTTATCAACTCCCGGTCAAGTTCTATTTCCCATTCTCGAGCTACATCCATTGAAATATCCAGGTCCAACTCCGTGAGTTCCAAACCCGAGGAGACGACTGCAACTAACGTTGcatacttgaagaatgtaCTCCTTGGATTCTTCGAGCATAAAGAACAACGGGATCAACTTTTGCCGGTGTTGAAGACGCTTTTCAGTTTCACACCCGAAGATGAAAGAAAGCTCTTGTTAGCGTTAAAGTAG
- a CDS encoding uncharacterized protein (EggNog:ENOG503NWD0; COG:G) has product MPPTFSKSHTSLGSRKSSVFNFIQQPPQPDVYYVGVDVGTGSARACIIDTNGIILGLSERPITRHELKPNFITQNSTEIWNAICFCVKNCLRDSGVDPSDVFGIGFDATCSLVVIDEKTDTPIGVGPDFTDHKENIILWMDHRAEEETVSINSSNDKCLKYVGGQMSIEMELPKMKWLKHNLPGGIEKCKFYDLADYLTHKATGSEARSYCSTVCKQGLVPPGVDGSTDGWSKEFLLSLDLGELVEDDFRRLGGIPHKNGTFLSAGDVVGKLTIEASQELGLTTECIVGSGVIDAYAGWIGTVAAKVDHPQVSHLLEKSGDGTIATSCGRLAAVAGTSTCHIAMTKNPCFVQGVWGPYKDVMAKDYWCAEGGQSCTGALLAHVLSIHPASNELNHLAETSNLSKFDYLNLILENLVVENNTRSVVSLAKHMFFYGDFHGNRSPIADPRMRASIIGQSMDSSVNALAIQYFGACEFIAQQTRQIVEEMEKAGHEIDCIFMSGGQCRNGLLMRLLADCTGLPIIIPRYIDAAVVFGSALLGAVAAEDAVNEHLNSKGKITRRSSILESQRSQTSLNKVSSGGAHSPYTAPTATASSANMVALAYASSQSGSHHQFPSMTPMAEENVDYFNQPTQSAPKTFSDEDEDDSEDEQTLSFGSKQKVQQGLSQKLNALNLKPLSKIDSKTKDNSPGSKLWKVMDKLTGPGKVIMPSDENHPDRKLLNAKYKVFLDQCFKQQEYRKMVDLVEEENSKGLKIH; this is encoded by the coding sequence ATGCCTCCAACGTTTTCCAAATCTCATACTTCTTTGGGCTCCAGAAAGTCTTCggtgttcaacttcattcAACAACCTCCTCAGCCTGATGTATATTacgttggtgttgatgtgGGTACCGGTTCTGCCAGAGCATGTATCATTGACACCAATGGGATCATTCTTGGCTTGAGTGAAAGGCCCATCACTAGACACGAATTGAAGCCCAATTTCATTACCCAGAACTCTACAGAAATCTGGAATGCCATCTGTTTTTGTGTCAAGAACTGCTTAAGAGACAGTGGGGTTGACCCTTCCGATGTATTCGGTATTGGTTTTGATGCCACCTGCtcgttggtggtgattGATGAAAAAACCGATACCCCAATTGGGGTGGGTCCTGATTTCACCGACCACAAAGAGAATATCATTTTGTGGATGGACCACCGAGCTGAAGAGGAAACTGTCAGCATAAACTCCTCAAATGACAAGTGCTTGAAGTACGTGGGTGGACAAATGTCCATTGAAATGGAATTGCCAAAGATGAAGTGGTTAAAGCATAACTTGCCAGGTGGAATTGAAAAGTGTAAATTCTACGATTTGGCTGATTACTTGACCCACAAAGCTACTGGATCCGAAGCTAGATCATACTGTTCCACCGTTTGCAAGCAAGGTTTGGTTCCCCCTGGTGTCGATGGATCTACTGACGGTTGGTCTAAGGAATTTTTACTTTCGTTAGACTTAGGAGAGTTAGTGGAAGATGACTTTAGAAGATTGGGTGGTATCCCCCACAAGAATGGGACTTTCTTGAGTGCAGGTGACGTGGTTGGTAAATTGACCATCGAGGCTTCTCAAGAGTTAGGATTGACTACTGAATGTATTGTTGGATCCGGAGTTATTGATGCTTATGCTGGATGGATTGGAACCGTGGCTGCTAAAGTTGACCATCCTCAAGTATCCCATCTCTTGGAAAAATCCGGGGATGGAACTATTGCTACAAGCTGTGGAAGATTGGCTGCTGTAGCTGGTACTTCCACCTGTCATATTGCCATGACCAAAAACCCTTGTTTTGTTCAGGGTGTTTGGGGTCCTTATAAGGATGTTATGGCTAAGGATTATTGGTGTGCAGAAGGTGGACAATCTTGTACTGGTGCCTTGCTAGCCCACGTCTTGTCTATTCACCCTGCCTCTAATGAATTAAACCACTTGGCTGAAACTTCcaacttatccaagtttgactacttgaacttaattttggaaaacttggtggtggagaacAACACCAGGTCAGTGGTAAGCTTGGCAAAACACATGTTCTTTTACGGAGATTTCCATGGTAATAGATCTCCAATTGCTGACCCAAGAATGAGAGCTTCCATCATTGGACAATCCATGGATTCTTCTGTTAACGCTTTGGCTATTCAATACTTTGGTGCTTGTGAATTCATTGCTCAACAGACCCGgcaaattgttgaagaaatggaaaaGGCTGGCCATGAAATTGACTGTATTTTCATGAGCGGAGGTCAGTGTAGGAATggattgttgatgagattgTTGGCTGACTGCACTGGTTTGCCCATCATCATTCCAAGGTACATTGATGCTGCCGTGGTGTTTGGTTCTGCTCTTTTGGgagctgttgctgctgaagaTGCTGTCAATGAACACCTTAACTCCAAAGGAAAAATCACCAGAAGATCCTCAATCTTGGAGTCTCAACGGTCCCAGACTTCTTTGAACAAAGTCTCGAGTGGAGGAGCTCATTCTCCATACACTGCTCCAACCGCCAcagcttcttctgcaaACATGGTTGCTTTGGCTTATGCATCATCTCAATCGGGGTCTCATCACCAGTTTCCTTCCATGACTCCTATGGCTGAAGAAAATGTTGACTACTTTAATCAACCAACCCAGAGTGCTCCAAAGACTTTCTccgatgaagatgaagatgattctGAAGACGAACAAACATTGTCATTTGGATCCAAGCAAAAGGTCCAGCAAGGTTTATCCCAGAAGCTCAACGCCTTGAACTTAAAACCCTTGAGCAAAATCGACTCCAAAACCAAAGACAACTCCCCTGGCAGTAAGTTGTGGAAGGTGATGGACAAGTTAACTGGACCAGGTAAAGTCATTATGCCTAGTGATGAAAATCATCCTGATAGAAAGTTGTTAAATGCCAAATACAAGGTTTTCTTGGATCAATGTTTCAAACAACAAGAGTATAGGAAAATGGTTGATTTGgtagaagaagagaatTCAAAGGGGTTGAAGATTCACTAA
- a CDS encoding tRNA(Phe) wybutosine-synthesizing methylase (EggNog:ENOG503NZIR; COG:S): protein MLDPFEQKKRQILQDISGDKDSSKDLSPKGTIDEKCIPIIDLINSNKDMVTTSSCSGRVSVFIEGIKDHTKIGSKGNEGRWLYVNHSPDVHNWNANFEYEQDLDTFPDSPLTRFILYKFEPLILHVKCRDLASAQALYKTAMNCGFRESGINNNNVVAIRISIKLDVPIGYLREETPVLTVNENYLKFITKLSVDRFIENFKKLDQLYQAIEILNNTVEVAEEQKETKDQRRQRKIEEGMARRDGVRLAKEQKKLEKLALQNQKS from the coding sequence ATGTTAGATCCGTTTGAACAGAAAAAAAGACAAATTCTTCAGGACATCTCTGGAGACAAAGATTCTAGTAAGGATCTTTCTCCCAAAGGAACTATTGACGAAAAATGCATTCCTATCATAGATCTTATCAACAGTAATAAGGATATGGTGACAACCTCATCCTGCTCCGGAAGAGTGAGCGTGTTTATAGAAGGAATCAAAGACCACACGAAAATTGGATCAAAGGGTAACGAGGGAAGATGGTTATATGTCAATCACAGTCCAGATGTTCACAACTGGAACGCCAATTTTGAATAtgaacaagatcttgataCATTTCCAGATTCACCCTTGACAAGGTTTATTCTCTACAAGTTTGAACCACTAATTTTGCATGTTAAGTGTCGGGACTTGGCACTGGCACAAGCACTATATAAGACAGCAATGAACTGTGGATTCAGAGAAAGCggaatcaacaacaacaacgtTGTGGCCATTAGAATCTCCATTAAACTCGATGTTCCTATAGGGTATTTGCGTGAAGAAACCCCAGTTTTGACCGTGAATGAAAATTAtttgaagttcatcaccaagttaTCAGTGGACAGGTTCATAGAGAACTTTAAGAAGCTCGATCAACTATACCAGGCCATAGAAATTTTGAATAATACTGTTGAGGTGGCAGAGGAGCAGAAAGAAACTAAAGACCAGAGAAGACAAAGGAAGATTGAGGAAGGTATGGCTCGTAGGGACGGAGTACGGCTCGCAAAAgaacagaagaagctcGAGAAGCTAGCATTacaaaaccagaaactGTAG
- the DPB3 gene encoding DNA-directed DNA polymerase epsilon, subunit C (EggNog:ENOG503P5D9; COG:K), which translates to MADLTNLMNPTSDDDASYTYNPSADEEQPHEDLLQEAPTFEEDDIIKNFEKIKTHFPAARIKKIMQSDEDIGKVAQATPVVVGRALEIFMANLLVISIKEAKKTGSKRISASHIRAAVENTEQFDFLIDAVDKYPPLKH; encoded by the coding sequence ATGGCCGACCTCACGAATCTAATGAACCCAACgtctgatgatgatgcgAGCTACACGTACAATCCATCAGCGGATGAAGAACAGCCCCACGAAGATCTCCTACAAGAAGCTCCTACTTTCGAGGAAGACGACATaatcaagaactttgagaaaatcaaaactCATTTCCCAGCCGCCCgaatcaagaaaatcatgCAGAGTGATGAAGACATTGGTAAAGTGGCCCAGGCAACGCCAGTGGTAGTGGGGCGTGCCTTGGAAATCTTTATGGCGAACCTCCTAGTCATTTCTatcaaagaagcaaaaaaGACAGGTTCAAAGAGAATCAGCGCATCTCACATTCGAGCTGCTGTAGAAAACACCGAACAATTCGATTTTTTGATTGATGCTGTAGACAAGTACCCTCCATTGAAACACTGA
- the CDC25 gene encoding cell division cycle- protein (COG:T; EggNog:ENOG503NUVS), translating to MQNMSSFMDEIAPDVVTPGDVHQKEINQPLKPLDTVIALYDFPGTQSSHLPLNLGDTIYVLSKSETGWWDGVIMGASNGDLTRGWFPNNYVRSVNYVQPVLNKLKSNKELDSITAANTAANVLIPSFTNLLKKNLFDSEKNSPVNSTRKNSVVSFASSDASDTKSDKDRLDDRKEESEKLNVIPKEEAPSSLQTPIASQDTKFASMSSEATFDEVFSGYHSPMTPETLRFNPSFAENTENNEIKLTPPSLATILSENYRKEHKKTPIWIHKSTREGNLVYYCPQLDVYCENLPMLSLSISDLSNINFEIPSYSIINDLNLINDNPNDIGVQGNDGDEAEKEMNIFKRDSNVSINSINSTVSSLYHHFDHPLYSMDGLFYYHVTDIKSWGSLSEEFNYILNLSYKAVKENNKLLFHKHFGKLNKLLSILNSSVRLSQHDFSNTKYEHSIKRKTRRISSSFSQIYINSILSLSYMHYSPRSSKAQLFSFDLGKLNKSTSTNFNSISTTGSSISTIAQLPINSLRPDDAEKELTNLQLIEIEMDNIKNNLALLTKLYSKITKDKKFQVSDYDGSNSETSETEDDDKQDERKARIIDFEGKERHNILPQNYPRLVANEFNGGNWCNPFFESGNPIFNASGNDLKNKYHQKVLIDKRAYKSAKGLVTEMVNISNQVLEYLSPENQNLYYNYNLKDERNTAILRLSYKYLHFASSVIDLINSFDFTVFCLIKRFSSQDEEESVAIMNRYKETDIAMEVSEPITHEVNTDDNETSLEKKGVETKEEVTYQDEQHEEGGEEGDQGETSDKRFKNGVSEDDKNDKFTSNLTFDYPVVLEFFHKKQQLHYLITNIIMTTQSLTLEDPDVFRGIKDDDNPLFYNRDAIKNPKQKATILLSNLMIKQINAEKGDSISSNADTLLSKLLIDGIKFYKEILELIKSLIEERETIMNYATRVMHDDFNVQLLVIEQNNTMGSDQKDDLNNSFVTGKKNARDLPWYLEGDNEFDLLSDVKGNVKGGTKEALICHLTHHDLFDSNFNTAFLLTFASIMSTSELINYLILRFNTEAPEGLSYDEYNNWVSKKQGPVRIRVLNIMKLLLEKYWSDSYYNESLINKWAAFLQSNLAASYSISKTLTSHLNKLLRGEKVSIEREPVISSSRPPAPLIRSSIVKKLKLLDIDYVELARQLTIREFKLYSKITKFQCLAKVWNKKSGLKENIDSISNFIKASNQLTNFVAYMILRKQDIKKRVQIIRFFVQVAERCRQYNNFSSMTAIISALYSSPIHRLKKTWKYVSNDTLNHLESMNKLMNSSRNFNEYRDVLKFIGSESCVPFFGVYLSDLTFVFHGNPDTLLNRARMVNFSKRAKTADILLGLDRFKSTGYNLLLVPEIQKYLDGWFDKCPTIEEQYQLSLNLEPREAGNSGSSSTVSSKHRGTFTTPFPFSRT from the coding sequence ATGCAGAATATGTCCCTGTTTATGGACGAGATCGCACCAGATGTGGTGACTCCTGGTGATGTCCACCAAaaggaaatcaaccaaCCGTTGAAACCCCTAGATACCGTGATAGCCCTTTATGACTTTCCAGGAACTCAATCGTCCCATCTTCCTCTAAACCTTGGTGATACTATTTACgttctttcaaaaagcGAAACTGGCTGGTGGGACGGGGTAATAATGGGTGCTTCAAATGGAGACCTTACGAGAGGGTGGTTTCCGAATAACTACGTTCGTTCTGTTAACTATGTTCAACCAGTGCTTAACAAATTGAAGTCAAATAAAGAATTGGACTCGATTACAGCTGCCAATACAGCCGCTAATGTGCTCATTCCATCTTTTACcaatcttttgaagaaaaacctCTTTGATTCCGAAAAGAATTCGCCTGTAAACTCGACAAGAAAGAATTCTGTGGTGAGTTTTGCCAGTTCCGATGCTTCAGATACCAAGTCCGACAAAGACAGGCTCGATGATAGGAAAGAAGAGtctgaaaagttgaatgTGATACCCAAGGAAGAAGCCCCTTCACTGTTACAGACCCCAATTGCTTCTCAAGACACAAAGTTTGCATCTATGAGCTCAGAAGCCACTTTCGATGAAGTATTTAGTGGCTACCATTCTCCTATGACACCCGAAACCCTCAGATTCAATCCCAGCTTTGCAGAAAACACGGAAAATAATGAGATAAAGCTAACTCCTCCTTCTTTGGCAACCATTTTATCGGAAAACTACAGAAAAGAACACAAAAAGACACCAATTTGGATTCATAAACTGACGAGAGAGGGTAACTTAGTGTACTATTGTCCACAATTGGATGTTTACTGCGAAAACCTACCTATGTTGAGCCTATCAATACTGGATTTAAGCAACATTAACTTTGAGATTCCTAGCTATTCCATTATCAATGACTTAAATTTGATTAATGATAACCCAAATGACATAGGGGTGCAAGGTAATGATGGGGACGAGGCGGAAAAAGAGATGAATATATTCAAGAGAGACTCAAATGTATCCATAAATTCTATCAATTCGACGGTATCCTCATTATATCACCATTTCGATCATCCGCTTTATTCTATGGATGGGTTATTCTACTATCATGTGACTGATATCAAATCTTGGGGATCTTTGAGCGAAGAATTCAATTAtatattgaacttgtcaTACAAGGCTGTGAAGGAAAACAACAAATTGCTATTTCACAAGCATTTCGGGAAATTAAACAAATTGTTGTCAATCTTGAATTCCTCTGTGAGGTTAAGCCAGCATGATTTTCTGAACACCAAATATGAACACTCAATCAAGAGGAAAACCAGAAGAATAAGTTCGAGTTTCAGTCAGATTTATATTAATTCGATCTTGCTGTTGAGTTACATGCACTACAGTCCTCGTTCTTCTAAAGCTCAGTTATTCAGCTTTGATTTGGgcaaattgaacaaatcaaccaGCACTAACTTCAACAGTATCTCAACAActggttcttcaatttctACAATAGCCCAGCTACCCATTAATTCCCTTCGTCCTGATGATGCTGAAAAGGAATTAACAAATTTGCAGCTAATTGAAATCGAAATGGACAatatcaaaaacaacttggcTCTATTGACTAAATTGTATTCCAAGATCACTAAAGACAAAAAGTTCCAAGTTAGCGATTACGATGGCTCAAATTCGGAGACCTCTGAAactgaagatgatgataagCAGGACGAAAGGAAAGCTAGGATCATCGACTTCGAAGGAAAGGAAAGGCACAACATTTTGCCTCAAAATTATCCTCGGTTGGTTGCAAACGAATTCAATGGAGGAAACTGGTGTAATCCATTTTTTGAATCCGGAAATCCTATATTTAACGCTAGTGGGAACgatttgaaaaacaaaTACCACCAGAAGGTTTTGATTGATAAGAGAGCATATAAGTCTGCAAAAGGACTTGTCACAGAAATGGTTAACATTTCCAACCAAGTCTTGGAGTATTTACTGCCAGAGAATCAAAACTTGTATTACAACTACAATTTGAAAGATGAGCGAAACACTGCAATTTTGAGGCTTTCATATAAGTATCTTCATTTTGCAAGCTCCGTGATCGACCTCATTAACAGCTTTGATTTCACGGTATTTTGTTTGATAAAAAGATTTAGCTcacaagatgaagaagagctgGTGGCAATCATGAATAGATACAAGGAGACGGATATTGCGATGGAAGTTTCTGAACCTATCACGCACGAAGTAAACACTGATGATAACGAAACTTCACTCGAGAAGAAAGGCGTGGAGACAAAGGAGGAGGTCACTTATCAAGACGAACAACATGAAGAAGGGGGAGAAGAGGGAGACCAAGGTGAAACATCAGACAAGAGGTTCAAGAATGGTGTACTGGAAGACGACAAGAATGATAAGTTTACTTCCAATTTGACCTTTGATTATCCAGTTGTTCTCGAATTTTTCCACAAGAAGCAACAATTGCATTATTTGATCACAAATATTATAATGACCACTCAATCATTGACCTTGGAAGATCCAGACGTATTCAGGGGAATaaaagatgatgacaatCCCTTGTTCTACAATCGAGATGCTATAAAGAACCCCAAGCAGAAGGCAACAATTTTATTGTCAAACTTAATgatcaaacaaatcaatgCAGAGAAGGGTGATTCTATATCCCTGAATGCGGATACTTTGTTGTCCAAGCTCTTAATTGATGGTATCAAGTTCTACAAAGAGATTCTTGAATTGATAAAAAGTTTGATTGAAGAACGGGAAACCATCATGAATTATGCCACCAGAGTCATGCACGATGATTTCAATGTCCAATTGTTGGTTATCGAACAGAATAATACTATGGGATCTGATCAAAAAGATGATTTGAATAATTCTTTTGTGACCGGCAAAAAGAATGCTAGAGATTTGCCATGGTACTTGGAAGGAGATAATGAAtttgacttgttgagtGATGTCAAAGGCAATGTCAAGGGTGGTACTAAGGAAGCCTTAATCTGCCATTTGACTCATCACGATTTGTTCGATAGCAACTTTAACACTGCATTCTTGTTAACCTTTGCCAGTATAATGTCTACCAGTGAACTTATCAACTACTTGATTCTCAGATTTAACACTGAAGCCCCAGAAGGATTGAGCTACGACGAGTATAACAATTGGGTTAGCAAGAAACAGGGTCCTGTAAGAATAAGAGTATTGAACATAATGAAGTTGTTACTTGAAAAATACTGGTCTGACTCGTACTACAACGaatctttgatcaacaaatggGCGGCATTCTTGCAATCCAACTTGGCAGCATCCTACTCGATTTCCAAGACTTTAACCAGTCATTTGAACAAGCTTTTAAGAGGAGAAAAAGTAAGTATAGAGAGAGAGCCAGTAATCTCTAGCAGTAGGCCCCCAGCACCATTGATAAGGTCTTCCATCgtgaaaaagttgaagttattgGATATTGATTATGTGGAATTGGCCAGACAACTTACTATAAGAGAGTTCAAGCTTTACTCGAAGATAACCAAATTTCAATGTTTGGCTAAGGTATGGAATAAGAAGTCTGGGTTAAAAGAAAACATTGACAGTATCAGCAATTTTATCAAGGCATCCAAtcaattgaccaattttGTGGCCTATATGATCTTGAGGAAacaagatatcaagaaacGAGTTCAAATAATCCGTTTCTTCGTGCAAGTGGCCGAAAGATGCAGGCAATAtaacaacttttcttccatGACTGCCATTATTAGTGCCTTATATTCCTCACCCATACACCGGTTAAAGAAAACCTGGAAATACGTTTCCAACGATACACTCAATCACCTTGAAAGCATGAATaaattgatgaattcgTCAAGAAATTTTAATGAATACCGTGATgtattgaagttcattGGATCTGAGTCATGTGTACCATTTTTCGGGGTCTACCTTAGTGACTTAACGTTTGTGTTTCATGGCAACCCTGATACACTACTTAATAGGGCTCGGATGGTAAACTTCAGTAAAAGAGCAAAAACTGCCGATATCTTGTTGGGACTTGACCGGTTCAAGCTGACAGGATACAACTTACTCCTTGTACCCGAAATTCAGAAGTATTTGGACGGTTGGTTTGATAAGTGTCCTACTATTGAAGAACAATACCAATTGTCGTTGAATTTAGAGCCTCGTGAGGCAGGAAATTCGGGTTCATCATCCACAGTGTCATCTAAGCATAGAGGAACATTCACAACTCCCTTcccattttcaagaacatga